The DNA segment atatatataaatgaaaattttacaattagaAAGCTGAATCATCCCTTTTCTCGTAAAATTTTCATCTCTACCGACaatcattgtaaattttaaacttatttgggGAGGGGCGTTTAACTTTATCACTACACGTTGAATTATTCAATGAGAggatataatttatatatatctacCGGAACGAGAATTTCCAGTTAATGCTTGCTTCTTTTAATATTTCCTAATTAAAAACATGTCTTCAAAACTTTGCATctttgtcaatcaagaaatctaGCGTCACACTTTCATAATatattccttaaaaaaaattcatgcaaataAAAGTTAGAAAAGTTCGGAACATTCTTCAGGACAAGATTCAGAGatgaaatattgaaacaaattattGGAAAAATGTTGACTTGCATGTACTATATAATCAATACGAATCATATAACATTTAAtgagaaacacaaaaaaacagcTTGCAAGGtttgaacttttttgattttttaacacaACTTGAGATTCACAAAAAAAAGCATCCAAATCGTTGACTTCTTAGCATTTCCCTTGAATACAATGTTTAGGATACCAGTGTTTGCTCTTATGATATGGGCACAGATAGTTACAGTGGACACTACATGTGATTCTGAACTTAGTAAGTATTTATTAAAACAGATCACTTTGCcatttaaagaagaaaatgtGACAAGAAATGGAcacatatctaaaaaaagaaaatttatataacaaCTAAGTCATTTAAGTATGATATATATCTTTTTGCAGAGAATGTGCTCTACCAAGATATTCTTAATATGCTGATGAAGATGAAAGGTCCTAGTTCTGGTATGTTCTTTCaactaaattttctatttataattgaaatttgcatactatttttttaattcattttgcaTACTCAATTTCTACTTTCAATAGCATTTGCATtctaattttatgtaaaattttcatttttagccatggcgttgtcagtttattttcgatttatgtttgcggtccctctggtatctttcgtccctcttttatacgtTACACCTTCTCGTGTTTAAATTTATCGAGAGGGCAATAGGAATTTGTTTATCGATTGTTCAATTTGTTAACAAGCTATTGGcggatcattttttttttgggaggggggggggtccgTTAGTTggtacccccttttttggacgatcaagtCATGTGAATGAAGATATTCGGTTGGACCCCCTCCTTTATCTTGGGTTAGAACCCACTCTCCCttttgaaaatggctggatccgttCCTGTGAGCCTAATGGTAGATATCGTAGATATGTTTCATAGTATATAAATGAAGCTTTAGTTTTCAATAGGCAAATGTATATGCAAATTCAATGTGGCCAGGGAAATGAAATGAATTTTTACTGATATGTAAGTATAACAaaaggatattcaaactcataaatcgaaaacaaactgaaaatgccatggctaaaaaatttaaaacaatcaaaagacaAGCAACAGTATAATTAGTGTTGTTACCTTAAAATATTGTGTTAAAATCATTTAACGTGATTatcaagaataaaattgagaatggaattcaatacctaaagacatttattgacataattattcataaaatgtCATAGAAGAGATGTTTTCATATCCGAgttagactttttttttaatataaaaagaagaagatgtggtatgattgccaatgaaacaactctccacgaGGAACCAAGATGACACAGAAAtgtaacaactataggtcaccgtacggtcttcaacaataagcaaagcctataccgcatagtcagatataaaagggcCCGAAATGACAGTggagaaaaactaacggccttatttatttaaaaaaataaacgaaacataatatgtaacaaataaacaaacggCAACTCCTAAAATACtggctcctgacttgatacagacacaaacatacataatgtggaggggttaaacatgtcagCGGGAAGTCAACCACTtctcctaacctgggacagtggtataacaatacaacataagaacgaactatacatatcagttgaaaaaggtttaactaatcagatggacaaaattacaagtggacgtgacatggtacttgtacatcccaacaacaaaaagacactagaaACAGATCTTAGAGTACTTGAAgttaactgacagctagttcaaagccacacacaactaataataaaacaattatctaagactaaattatccattcgtacacatccaacatgcAATGGATTTAGTGagaagacgtcataaacagttagagaaaaacatgacaaatTCCTCATCTTATAGTTGGtgataattttattgaaatttcatgACAGACACATAGTATGACTGGACTTAGGATGgtaagcaatttttttttcaaatcactGAAATCTATTCACACAAACAACCTGTCTTACGTGTAAGTTGATCTATTTGTAGAGGTGCATTCATATTTAAATATGCTAAAAAGTTTTAGTATGAATTAAAACTGATAACTTTGCCATTCAAAGAAGGAAACGtgtaataaaatacataatgattgaataaatatatatttgttataacaaCTACGTAAATGTAAGAATATGTCTTTTTACAGAGAATGGACTCCTTCGAGGTCTTCTTGATATGATGATGAAGGTAAAAGGTCCTAGTTCTGGTATGTTTTTTCAACAGTATTTTGCGTACTTATTTTCTACTTATAACAGCATCTTGCAtactcatttttttcttatagttGCATTTTTCATACTCATTTTTCCTTATAGTTGCATTTTTCATACTCATTATCTACTTAAGATAGCATATTGCATACGCAATACTACTTGTAACATCATGTTGTTCACTCATTTTCTActtataaatgcattttgtttactCAATTTCTACTTGCAATAGCATTTAGCATTCTCATTTTATACCTCCAATAGCAGGTTAAAATACCGTTTGGATACTTATTTCACAGTCCGCCACTTTGTCATGTTGACTTCATCAAAAGGTCAATAGGGATTTATTTATCTAATTTGTTTGAATTCAATGTTTGCAAGcatcatattaaatatatatcataatatgTAACTGAAGGTTAATTGCTGTTTTTTTAGTCCCTTGAGACAAAATGTCGAGGGGCATAATAATTTACCCctgtctgtccgttcgttcgtctgtaCGTCCGTGTACCCTGATTTGGATACAGTGTTTATCTGGCTATCTCCGTCTGCAGTTTTTGACGCATAGGTTTAATATTTTGTAGGATGTTTATACACAAAATGAAGGTATGCATgcttacatgatttttttctctcaattatTCGGAAAAATGACAATTAGTTGGACTTTGGTCATTTGTTTTGGTACTAGCTTCATAAGAGATCACAGTTGTCCAGCTATTTCCTCTTATAGTTACATCATCATACATAATGCTAAACTTGTAATTTCCTATGGTCAGGAGGGGGAATCATTTGTGACTAACAGACAGCAATAATAATTTCAAGTTGCAGCCAACACCACTGTTTGTTAAATCTAAAAGAAAACCAAACACGTTGAACTATACGAATGCATATGGCAGAGCAGAAAAGCGAAGAGGGCCATTGTCCATATCTTGTTTTTTCTAATATACAAGTGAGGCGAAAGGTACCAAACGGGTATTTAAACTAAATGCCATgggaaaaaaaaactaaaaaaagataaaaagacaaacatcagaattataaaaaatgttttgctgTCGATGGTTTGTTAAATTCATTTACTGTGCAAAGCATGGAGGCTTTTATCGTGATATTGTTATCAATTGCTAAAGACGTTTTTTGACctaattattcataaaatttcCATCAGATAAAAGTTTTTATATCCGAGTTGGACCTTTTTAAAATCAGTTCCCGATCGTTTAGTaggtgatttttttatttcaacttcatTACAAAGACATGAACAAATTTACTCTATAAAGATGGTAAGCACAATTTGTGTGTCACTGAAATAACTTCATTCAAACAACGTTTTATTCAAGCAGTGGCTTGCACTGTTTTACCAGTTGATATATTTGTGGAGGTGAATACATACTCAAATTTGCTGAAAAGTTTTGAGCAATTTGTACGCTATATAACTCCATACAACTATTTACACTTTACTGCTTTGTTAATTCCGATATGCATGCTCTTGAGCAATTCGAGTTTCCAtggaaaattataaattcaaaacgaaGACACTACTTAACTGACAAATGGTGGCataaatacaattgagaatggaaatagggaatgtgtcaaagagacaacaacccgaccatagaaataACCAACAGCAagaggtcaccaacaggtcttcaatgtagccagaaattcccgcaaccggaggcgtccttcagctggcccctaaacaaatatatactagttcagtgataatgaccGCCATACCAATTTCCAaaatgtacacaagaaactaaaattaaaataatacaagattaacaaaggccagaggcttctgacttgggactaGATACCTGTATACATCACACAAACGATTTAGTATAATTACAACCTTACAGCAACACTCTTTTttgctcacctggcccaaagggccaagtgagcttcaatcatcacttggcatccgtcgtccgtcgtccgtcgtcgtcgtcgtccgtcgtcgtccgtcgtccgtcgttagcttttacaaaaatcttctctgaaactaccaggccaaattaaacaaaatttggcCACAaccatcattggggtatttagtctaaaaatgtgtccggtgaccccgccaaccaaccaagatggccgccatggctaaaaatagaacataggggtaaaatgcaggcTTACaactcaaaaacgaaagcatttatagaaaatctgatgagggataaaaaaaattatcaggtcaagatctatctgccctgtaattttaagatgaatcggtcaacccgttgttgggttgctgtccctaaactgttaattttaagggaattttactgtttttggttattatcttgaatattattatagatagagatgaactgtgaacagcaataatgttcagcaaagtaagatctacaaataagtcatgtgaccgaaatggtcagttgaccgctttaggagttattgccctttatagtcaatttttaaccatttttcgtaaatcttagtaatcttttacaaaaatcttctcctctgaaactacttgacCAAAtgaatccaaacttggccacaatcatctttgggtatgtagttttaaaaatgtgtccagtgaccgcTCATCTagccaagatggccgccacagcttaaaatagaacatggggtaaaatgcagtttttggattataactaaaaaaccaaagcatttagagcaaatctgacagagttGAATtattaatcaggtcaagatctatctgccctgaaattttcagatgaatcggtcaacctgatgttgggttgctgcccctaaattggtaatttaaaggaaattttactgttttttgttattatcttgattactattatagataaagatgaactttaaacagcaataatgttcaacaaagtaagatctacaaataagttaacctGACCAAAATGGtaagttgaccactttaggagttattgccctttatagtcaatttttaaccatttttcgtaaatcttagtaatcttttacaaaaatcttctcctctgaaactactgggcgaaattaatccaaacttggccacaatcatctttgggatatctagttttaaaaatgtgtccggtgatccGGACATTTAACCAAGATTGCCGCcaaagctaaaaatagaacatagggggtaaaatgcagtttttggcttaaaactaaaaaaaaacccaaagcatttagagcaaatctgactggggtttaattgtttattatgtCAAGATCTTTCTGCACTGAAATTTACAGATTGATTGGGCAACCTGTTGcaaggttgctgcccctgaattggtaattttaaggacattttgccgttttttgttattaacttgaatattattatagatatagataaactgtgaacagcaataatgtacagcaaagtaagaccgaAAATAAAgtgaacatgaccaaaatggtcaattgacccccctaagaagttattgtcctttatagtaaatttttaacaatttttataaaatttgttatttttttattcaaattttccactgaaacttctgggccaagttcattatagatagagataattgtaagcagcaagaatgttcagtaaagtaagatgtacaaacacatcaccatcaccaaaacacaatattgccatgaatccatctgcatccattgtttaataatcacatagaccaaggttagcgacacatgctctttagagcctttagtttaaatcaaaccaaactttaTATATGAATAATCTGTGTTATATCATTGACTCTTACTTTCTGATTTTAAACGGATACGTTTATTGTATAATAatcaacatattattttttatcagaaCCGTCTACCTGTAACTGCAAGAAGATTGTAATTGCTTTCACAGCTTCGCTGTCAGCTGCAAAATCCATTGGCATAAACGAGGTTGTTAAGTTTGATAAAGTTTGGACCAATGAGGGAAACGGATATCACTCAAATTCTGGAGTCTTCACAGCACCAAAGACAGGATTCTATCAAATATCTGCAACAATAATGTCTCcgaatggaaaatattttcattcatatcttatgaaaaataataaacaaactgTTGGAATGTACCCAGGACAAGGCCATCATACAGGTGCAGCAAACATTGTTCTGAAATTAAAGAAAGGAGATCGTGTGTACATTAGGCATGCAAGCAACATCGAGAGCATTTATAGTGATAGCAATCATTATAGCATGTTTTCTGGATTtcttatttctgaataaaatttgagacaagaattttattttatcttgtatATCTATATTGGCTTGTGAGCTGTTATGTTTCACAATCAAATTGTTCTTATTTATGAATTCTTACATACCTAAAACTTTCCTTTTGAATTAAGTGGTATACCTTACATTACACATACAGATATTAGTTGCAAAACTCTAATCAATTTAAAG comes from the Mytilus trossulus isolate FHL-02 chromosome 3, PNRI_Mtr1.1.1.hap1, whole genome shotgun sequence genome and includes:
- the LOC134709382 gene encoding heavy metal-binding protein HIP-like; its protein translation is MFRIPVFALMIWAQIVTVDTTCDSELKNVLYQDILNMLMKMKGPSSAEPSTCNCKKIVIAFTASLSAAKSIGINEVVKFDKVWTNEGNGYHSNSGVFTAPKTGFYQISATIMSPNGKYFHSYLMKNNKQTVGMYPGQGHHTGAANIVLKLKKGDRVYIRHASNIESIYSDSNHYSMFSGFLISE